The Elgaria multicarinata webbii isolate HBS135686 ecotype San Diego chromosome 1, rElgMul1.1.pri, whole genome shotgun sequence genome has a window encoding:
- the XRCC2 gene encoding DNA repair protein XRCC2 isoform X2, giving the protein MKSLEPCLFADEGYPVNGDIVEFHGPEGTGKTEMLYHLIARCILPKSGGGLEVGLLFIDTDFHFDMLRLVTILEHRLSQGTEEMIKQCLGRFFLVNCSSSPQLLLTLYSLENMFCSHPSLCLLIIDSISAFYWIDRVNGGENLSLQETNLKRCAQFLEKLVKQHHLVLFATTQTIMQKSQNTAENSGKHSDADMEYRPYLCKSWQQLITHRIFFSKQCHPGNTKGFSITTCHIRNNSIVKRSFSITECGIQF; this is encoded by the exons ATGAAAAGTCTCGAACCGTGTCTCTTTGCTGACGAAGGATATCCCGTTAatg GAGATATTGTTGAATTCCACGGTCCAGAAGGAACAGGAAAAACAGAAATGCTCTATCATCTTATTGCCCGTTGCATTCTTCCAAAATCAGGAGGTGGCTTGGAGGTTGGCTTGCTTTTTATCGACACAGACTTCCATTTTGACATGCTGCGTTTAGTGACTATTCTGGAACACAGGTTGTCCCAAGGCACAGAAGAGATGATAAAACAGTGCCTCGGGAGGTTTTTCCTTGTTaactgcagcagcagccctcagCTGCTTCTTACCCTTTACTCTTTGGAAAATATGTTTTGCTCTCACCCTTCCCTCTGCCTCCTGATTATTGACAGTATATCAGCCTTTTATTGGATTGATAGAGtcaatggaggggagaatcttAGCCTGCAGGAAACAAACCTAAAGAGATGTGCCCAGTTCCTCGAGAAGCTTGTAAAGCAGCACCATTTAGTTCTGTTTGCAACAACACAAACAATCATGCAGAAATCTCAGAACACGGCTGAAAACTCAGGAAAACACAGTGATGCAGATATGGAGTACCGCCCTTACCTATGTAAATCATGGCAACAGCTGATAACCCATCGAATATTTTTCTCGAAACAGTGCCATCCAGGCAACACCAAAGGATTTTCAATTACTACTTGTCATATCCGAAATAACAGTATTGTAAAACGTTCGTTTAGCATTACAGAATGTGGAATTCAATTTTAA
- the XRCC2 gene encoding DNA repair protein XRCC2 isoform X1 has protein sequence MTDGLGKAESGAQLLARLEGRSSMKSLEPCLFADEGYPVNGDIVEFHGPEGTGKTEMLYHLIARCILPKSGGGLEVGLLFIDTDFHFDMLRLVTILEHRLSQGTEEMIKQCLGRFFLVNCSSSPQLLLTLYSLENMFCSHPSLCLLIIDSISAFYWIDRVNGGENLSLQETNLKRCAQFLEKLVKQHHLVLFATTQTIMQKSQNTAENSGKHSDADMEYRPYLCKSWQQLITHRIFFSKQCHPGNTKGFSITTCHIRNNSIVKRSFSITECGIQF, from the exons ATGACTGACGGGCTCGGGAAGGCGGAGTCGGGCGCCCAG CTGCTTGCACGGCTTGAGGGCAGAAGTTCTATGAAAAGTCTCGAACCGTGTCTCTTTGCTGACGAAGGATATCCCGTTAatg GAGATATTGTTGAATTCCACGGTCCAGAAGGAACAGGAAAAACAGAAATGCTCTATCATCTTATTGCCCGTTGCATTCTTCCAAAATCAGGAGGTGGCTTGGAGGTTGGCTTGCTTTTTATCGACACAGACTTCCATTTTGACATGCTGCGTTTAGTGACTATTCTGGAACACAGGTTGTCCCAAGGCACAGAAGAGATGATAAAACAGTGCCTCGGGAGGTTTTTCCTTGTTaactgcagcagcagccctcagCTGCTTCTTACCCTTTACTCTTTGGAAAATATGTTTTGCTCTCACCCTTCCCTCTGCCTCCTGATTATTGACAGTATATCAGCCTTTTATTGGATTGATAGAGtcaatggaggggagaatcttAGCCTGCAGGAAACAAACCTAAAGAGATGTGCCCAGTTCCTCGAGAAGCTTGTAAAGCAGCACCATTTAGTTCTGTTTGCAACAACACAAACAATCATGCAGAAATCTCAGAACACGGCTGAAAACTCAGGAAAACACAGTGATGCAGATATGGAGTACCGCCCTTACCTATGTAAATCATGGCAACAGCTGATAACCCATCGAATATTTTTCTCGAAACAGTGCCATCCAGGCAACACCAAAGGATTTTCAATTACTACTTGTCATATCCGAAATAACAGTATTGTAAAACGTTCGTTTAGCATTACAGAATGTGGAATTCAATTTTAA